Part of the Kordiimonas pumila genome is shown below.
ACCGGGATGAAGCCGGTCTAGAGCCTATGTCTATAGTATCTCTTTTGGCGCGGGTTGGCACAAGTGAGCCAATCGAAGCTTTCATAGAACCCAAAGGACTTATAGAGGGCTTTGACTTTGCAAAGTTTGGTCGTTCTACGGCTAAGCTCGACCTTGCTGACCTAGAGCTGTTGAATACAAAAATACTGCATATGCTGCCATATGATGCAGTGAAAGACAGATTACCGGGTCTTGATGCCGAGTTTTGGGCGATTATACAACCAAACCTCAAAAAGATTTCTGATGTTAGTGAGTGGCAAACTATTATTAATGGCCCAGTAACCCCAGTTATTGAAGATTCTGACCATATGGCTAAGGCACTTGCGTTATTGCCTGAGGGCAAACTGACAGCGGATAGCTGGTCAGAATGGACAACGGCTATAAAAGAACAAACCGGCATTAAGGGCAGGGCGCTTTTCATGCCGCTGCGTCAGGCCCTTACAGGCCAGGATCACGGCCCTGATATGGGCATGTTGCTGCCCTTAATAGGCCGTGAAAAAGTGGTGGCACGGCTGGAAGGTAAGGCCGCGTGACAGAGGTAAGGCTATATAATACGCTGGCGCGTGAGAAGCAGGTTTTTAAGCCGATAGACCCTTTAAATGTACGGATGTACGTTTGTGGCCCTACGGTTTATAATTACGCCCATATTGGTAATGCGAGACCTGTTGTTGTCTTTGATGTGTTGTTTCGTTTATTACGGCACCTCTACGGCACGGAACATGTTAAGTATGCCCGTAATATTACGGATATTGATGATAAGATAATGGCTGCAGCCGATGCTGAAGGTGTGGGCATTAAAGCTATCACACGCCGATATGCTGAGGCATATACGGCGAATATGGCGTCCCTTGGGGCCTTGACACCATCTGTTACGCCTAAGGCAACCGAGCATTTACCTGAGATGATTAAGATGGTGCAGAGCCTTATTGAACAGGGCCATGCTTATGAGGCGGAAGGGCATGTTATGTTTAATGTGCCTTCAATGGAAACATATGGTGCTCTTTCAAAACACGGGCGAGATGAACTGATTGCGGGTGCCAGAGTTGAAATCGCTCCTTATAAGCGCGATCCTGCAGATTTTGTACTGTGGAAGCCGTCAACAAAAAATCAGGTTGGTTGGGGTAGCCCTTGGGGTCGTGGAAGGCCAGGATGGCACCTTGAATGTTCCTGCATGATTGAAAAGCATTTGGGTGAAACCATTGATATTCACGGCGGTGGTCAAGATTTAATATTTCCACACCATGAGAATGAAATTGCTCAAAGTGAGTGCGCACACGGTAAACAGTTTGTTAAGTATTGGATGCATAACGGTTATTTGACTGTTGACGGCGAGAAAATGTCCAAATCACTCGGCAACTTTCACACAGTAGATGATCTTCTTAAAGATCATGAAGGAGAGGCTTTGCGGCTTTCGCTTTTAACGGCGCACTATAGGCAACCGATTGATTTTTCTATTGAAAGTGTTAACGAGCAAAAACGTCGCCTTGATCGCTGGTACAGGATAACAGACAATGTTGAGGCAGCATCTACCGTGCCAGAAACAGTAGTGAATGCTTTGAAAGATGACATTAACACCCCAAAAGCAATCGCAGCTCT
Proteins encoded:
- the cysS gene encoding cysteine--tRNA ligase; amino-acid sequence: MTEVRLYNTLAREKQVFKPIDPLNVRMYVCGPTVYNYAHIGNARPVVVFDVLFRLLRHLYGTEHVKYARNITDIDDKIMAAADAEGVGIKAITRRYAEAYTANMASLGALTPSVTPKATEHLPEMIKMVQSLIEQGHAYEAEGHVMFNVPSMETYGALSKHGRDELIAGARVEIAPYKRDPADFVLWKPSTKNQVGWGSPWGRGRPGWHLECSCMIEKHLGETIDIHGGGQDLIFPHHENEIAQSECAHGKQFVKYWMHNGYLTVDGEKMSKSLGNFHTVDDLLKDHEGEALRLSLLTAHYRQPIDFSIESVNEQKRRLDRWYRITDNVEAASTVPETVVNALKDDINTPKAIAALDELAADETASELKAGAQFLGFITRSAAEWFQAGIAGDISPLAIDAMIDARNQARRERDFAESDRIRDELLGLGIALEDTPEGTLWRKAD